In one window of Bombus fervidus isolate BK054 chromosome 4, iyBomFerv1, whole genome shotgun sequence DNA:
- the LOC139986879 gene encoding uncharacterized protein translates to MHPTAARASRSSIQSSIPSASTPSSLVHPQQQQILYGPIANPTLTLQACGSGLHPSCIYPGAQRNAGLANPAPLHIQGKSSRWPAKNKLVRNQQYCQQQQQQQHIQQQLSYSPKPLVLYDQTTNNAPIPPPTTSFLIASSTYTHGSFSGDQYNNSGITLIPQPYFKPPDVQTFCLIQDRQNIQQQEQPSHSSYYNISATNTCNLQAINGNSAFQFPNLSPYAATANFTNGQVTGPVQTVHSNQIYPNHPASLVYGSLQRDKPAATAATLDIAPLKVGKSKIPTVDTSRVTPISSENYDEWPLQTITSPCNDLFNIKPNTEDEANRETKTSSSEKTTSNVCTKVQEEHYSDESSTSFDFTIEAEKMVSALCNISSNDINKEETKTEKSNSTPLFSGAGDTASNKNTWFTEFCADYGSGTSIAVQTDGPCLDRTQYPELLRKVVYWGCTEAEIVLNDSCKTNARCCWLKNLSTATKTAVTKSSTCFPIFAGDRVFVGDLINALLRISNGWLVLDNYLNKQHYPSLNDKFDCELLRCFRLWEESTHELLNQIIHAFLKLEENGNASNFEQRPESFGTSFPGDVSVYTNRDLFDPSSTMITSKQKPDNKKNNRDSSNGAQLSTGSLRNFSLYNASQEKQSSQKESKLRSKWTVTENLTTIDSTKSVPDMFLGHAEPAGQPNSRFRSRGSSSSAKTDTSTQSLNAEFFHLRSKILTESNQDPSRQWLFKEKKQEFPENKVSPQENADTVFRLQRQLDENCEGNYAQKCLSRVESSFLNPSISLESIYFPPTNDHENFYPSYAICPPYTVDYGSKNSKNSEQNHRNKTNMDLVYVGKSSTSQLELAAVPKDKMTLLSQIEPSIPEKSSEEMTANLSAWFASMRNSDNRQMPFMNPADVNTETVVPRGSTRAEISKNTMDLGSCIRQLHIDANRQFQTLQNIQSVQTTPWNAYNLINNRVQVQQVPEEYDSSEDVRVYMKPGSYNVPKKRHQRRSNRRLESSASRNAANGSSNNHRNHYVTNKEKTFCAPASSTPVSRPTATPISNDVNNCANTMKVPFPATPIVPPPTFSLENSPRILKRSDTSNYTVSEDVTWKAACASAEILLEALNVKEDTDFKKTEIDRVDVSEKFESVKENENDDTTSQAAQDHERLNESLSKNLKDSNDGCGGVSSYEASEDDSGSTNHFSLNTSINEALQLSGNKNGSSKMNVKTDSWLIKTLNNANMANKQKRRKNNAIPHSSESSNSSVTENEQPAPVVSLVTNSTVTTTVATTTTVKNLQQTICSRKSSCISLNNGQTTLGEAERVIGKATYSETLRRCASLSTSFSEKKEFCKKSKLNIANVSTICNTVIPIPGRKCQRKDFEKSYYLLHNRSRKCSGKKATKNFEVNDTQVEGTSKSTIATKHGKKRENSGCIEFLDGKFGGKASDRGWSVWYSSKRKQSLSPLALSKLEMIHQTVWQMEEAEIFKCPSSGSNNGKQSSSHTIEDYCKVIKSPMFLETVEYKLKNRVYHKVEHVVRDFRRIVYNSKLYHKDDHDRVKTIEILSKKLEELFEEHFASWDFDNISGSPRESSPVLHRFKTAGQKPVTGRYGNTKKCPSSSIIDNI, encoded by the exons ATGCACCCTACAGCCGCACGAGCTAGTCGATCGTCCATACAATCTTCGATTCCGTCCGCATCAACCCCGTCGTCCCTCGTACATCCGCAGCAACAACAAATTCTTTATGGTCCTATAGCTAATCCGACGTTAACTCTTCAAGCATGCGGAAGTGGTCTGCATCCCTCGTGTATTTATCCAGGAGCGCAACGTAACGCTGGTCTCGCTAATCCTGCTCCTTTGCATATACAAG GCAAAAGCAGCAGATGGCCAGCCAAAAATAAGCTCGTACGAAATCAACAATATTGccaacaacaacagcagcagcagcataTTCAACAACAGTTATCCTACAGCCCGAAACCTTTGGTTCTGTATGATCAAACGACGAACAATGCTCCGATACCTCCACCAACTACTTCCTTTTTAATTGCTTCCTCGACGTACACGCATGGCTCTTTCTCTGGCGATCAGTACAACAATTCCGGAATTACGTTGATACCACAGCCCTACTTTAAGCCTCCAGATGTACAAACGTTTTGTCTAATTCAAGATCGACAAAATATTCAGCAACAGGAACAACCATCGCACAGCTCCTATTATAATATCTCAGCTACAAACACTTGCAACTTGCAAGCAATTAATGGCAATTCAGCGTTTCAATTTCCTAATCTCAGTCCTTATGCAGCTACGGCAAATTTCACCAACGGCCAAGTCACGGGTCCTGTTCAAACAGTACACTCTAATCAAATCTACCCTAATCATCCAGCGAGTTTAGTCTACGGTAGCCTACAAAGAGACAAACCTGCAGCCACTGCTGCCACACTTGACATTGCGCCCCTTAAAGTCGGCAAAAGCAAAATACCTACAGTTGATACCTCTCGAGTTACCCCGATATCTTCTGAAAATTACGACGAATGGCCCCTTCAAACGATTACCTCTCCCTGTAACGACTTGTTCAACATAAAACCGAATACAGAGGATGAGGCAAACCGAGAAACCAAGACGAGTTCTTCGGAAAAAACTACATCGAACGTGTGTACAAAAGTGCAGGAGGAACATTATTCCGACGAATCGTCTACCAGCTTCGATTTTACGATCGAGGCTGAAAAGATGGTTTCAGCGCTTTGCAACATATCTTCGAACGATATCAATAAGGAGGAAACGAAAACCGAGAAATCCAATTCGACACCGTTGTTTAGCGGAGCTGGCGATACCGCGTCAAATAAGAATACTTGGTTCACCGAATTCTGTGCGGATTATGGGAGTGGTACGTCGATAGCTGTTCAAACGGACGGACCGTGCCTAGATAGGACACAGTATCCGGAACTGTTGCGAAAAGTCGTTTACTGGGGATGCACGGAAGCCGAAATCGTCTTAAACGATAGTTGCAAAACAAACGCCAGGTGCTGTTGGTTGAAAAATCTGTCTACCGCCACTAAAACAGCAGTTACCAAATCTTCCACTTGTTTCCCAATTTTCGCCGGAGATCGTGTTTTCGTCGGCGATCTGATAAACGCTTTGTTGCGCATTAGCAACGGTTGGCTTGTTCTTGATAATTATTTGAACAAGCAGCACTATCCAAGCTTGAACGATAAATTCGACTGCGAGTTGCTGAGATGCTTTCGTTTGTGGGAAGAGAGCACACACGAGCTACTGAATCAGATCATCCACGCCTTCTTAAAGCTCGAAGAAAACGGCAATGCTTCTAATTTCGAGCAAAGACCAGAATCATTTGGAACCTCTTTTCCAGGTGACGTTTCAGTTTACACGAATCGCGACTTGTTTGATCCATCTTCAACTATGATTACATCGAAACAGAAGCCCGACAATAAAAAGAACAATCGAGATTCCAGTAACGGTGCGCAGCTATCGACCGGCAGCCTACGAAATTTCAGCCTGTACAATGCCAGCCAGGAGAAACAGTCGTCCcaaaaagaatcgaaattaCGAAGTAAGTGGACCGTTACTGAGAACCTAACGACAATAGACAGCACGAAATCCGTGCCTGATATGTTCTTAGGGCACGCGGAACCTGCAGGTCAACCGAATAGTAGATTTCGTTCGAGAGGAAGCTCGTCCTCTGCCAAGACAGACACATCCACGCAATCGTTGAACGCAGAGTTTTTTCACCTGAGAAGCAAAATTCTTACGGAAAGCAATCAGGATCCTTCTAGACAATGGTTATTCAAGGAGAAGAAACAAGAATTCCCCGAAAATAAAGTTTCGCCGCAGGAAAATGCCGATACCGTGTTTAGACTACAGCGACAGTTAGATGAAAATTGTGAGGGCAATTATGCTCAAAAATGTTTATCGAGGGTGGAATCTTCGTTTCTGAACCCTTCCATTAGTTTAGAATCTATATACTTTCCACCCACCAACGAccatgaaaatttttatcctAGTTACGCTATTTGTCCGCCCTATACGGTAGATTACGGTagcaaaaattcaaagaactCCGAACAAAATCACAGGAATAAAACGAATATGGATTTGGTTTATGTTGGCAAATCGTCCACGAGTCAACTGGAGCTAGCGGCTGTGCCAAAGGATAAGATGACGCTACTTAGCCAAATCGAACCGAGTATCCCGGAAAAATCATCGGAAGAGATGACTGCTAATTTGTCAGCTTGGTTCGCAAGTATGAGAAACTCTGATAACAGACAAATGCCATTTATGAATCCAGCGGATGTGAATACGGAGACTGTTGTGCCACGTGGGTCGACGCGCGCAGAAATATCAAAGAATACGATGGATCTCGGTAGCTGCATCAGACAGTTGCATATCGACGCAAATCGCCAGTTCCAGACGCTGCAAAATATACAGAGTGTTCAGACTACACCCTGGAACGCTTATAATTTGATCAATAATCGCGTTCAAGTGCAGCAGGTACCCGAAGAATATGACAGTTCCGAAGATGTTCGAGTATACATGAAACCAGGAAGTTACAACGTGCCAAAAAAAAGACATCAAAGAAGATCAAATCGTCGTTTAGAGAGCTCCGCATCTCGAAACGCTGCCAATGGATCCTCGAACAATCACCGCAATCATTACGTTACCAACAAAGAGAAAACGTTTTGCGCTCCGGCATCGTCCACTCCTGTGTCTCGACCTACCGCAACTCCTATATCTAACGATGTTAATAATTGCGCAAATACAATGAAAGTACCTTTCCCGGCGACTCCGATCGTACCACCTCCTACCTTCTCCCTTGAAAATTCACCTAGGATTTTAAAACGATCCGATACATCCAATTATACCGTTTCGGAAGATGTTACTTGGAAAGCAGCCTGCGCTTCCGCTGAGATTCTGTTAGAGGCGTTGAACGTAAAAGAAGATACGGACTTTAAGAAAACAGAGATTGATCGAGTCGACGTTAGCGAAAAGTTTGAGAGTGTGAAAGAGAACGAGAACGACGATACAACGTCCCAAGCGGCGCAGGATCATGAAAGATTAAACGAAAGCCTTTCGAAAAATTTGAAGGACAGTAACGATGGTTGCGGAGGCGTTTCGAGCTACGAAGCGTCCGAAGATGACTCGGGCTCCACGAATCATTTTTCTCTCAACACAAGTATCAACGAAGCTCTACAGTTGTCTGGTAATAAAAAtg GTTCTAGTAAAATGAATGTAAAAACGGATTCGTGGTTAATCAAAACTTTGAACAACGCTAACATGGCAAACAAGCAGAAACGACGAAAAAACAATGCCATTCCACATAGCTCAGAATCGTCAAACAGTTCCGTAACAGAGAATGAACAGCCGGCTCCCGTTGTTTCGTTAGTGACCAACAGTACCGTAACAACTACGGTCGCAACAACTACGACGGTGAAGAATCTTCAACAGACTATTTGCTCGAGGAAAAGTTCGTGCATTTCCTTAAACAATGGCCAAACAACGTTGGGAGAGGCCGAGCGTGTCATAGGGAAAGCAACTTATTCGGAGACTCTTCGACGTTGCGCATCCTTAAGTACATCCTTCTCGGAGAAGAAAGAATTCTGCAAGAAGAGCAAATTAAACATCGCCAACGTATCGACGATTTGTAACACTGTAATACCGATCCCTGGGCGCAAGTGTCAAAGAAAAGATTTCGAAAAATCATATTATCTCTTGCATAATAGATCTCGTAAATGTTCCGGGAAGAAAGCTACGAAAAATTTCGAGGTTAATGATACTCAAGTGGAGGGAACATCGAAATCTACAATCGCAACAAAACACGGGAAGAAACGGGAGAATTCTGGATGCATCGAATTTTTAGACGGGAAATTTGGTGGGAAAGCCAGTGACAGAGGTTGGTCCGTATGGTATAGCTCGAAAAGAAAACAGAGTCTAAGTCCGCTTGCGCTTAGCAAATTAGAAATGATACATCAAACAGTTTGGCAAATGGAAGAAGCAGAAATTTTCAAGTGTCCATCCTCAGGAAGCAATAATGGAAAACAATCTTCTTCTCACACG ATCGAAGACTATTGTAAAGTTATTAAAAGTCCGATGTTCCTAGAAACGGTTGAATACAAACTAAAGAATCGAGTTTACCATAAAGTAGAACACGTGGTTAGAGACTTTCGTCGTATCGtttataattcaaaattatatcACAAG GATGATCATGATCGAGTAAAGACAATTGAAATACTGTCGAAGAAACTCGAAGAACTATTCGAGGAACATTTTGCGAGTTGggatttcgataatattagCGGTAGTCCAAGAGAAAGTTCACCGGTGCTGCATCGATTTAAGACGGCTGGTCAAAAACCGGTAACTGGGCGTTACGGCAACACGAAGAAATGTCCGTCTTCTTCGATTATCgataacatataa
- the LOC139986119 gene encoding uncharacterized protein: MKRFLILVVCLLVILGFYGINAMQCYLCNSHNDSRCADDNPPDALKKDCSDLKNGSKYTMCRKITQVIEFSVNGLPPDTRVIRGCGWDESSYKGRCYQRSGFGGRQEVCSCLTDFCNTATPNVLPPTSLILSCVIGSVLLAYIRN, from the exons ATGAAGCGCTTTCTCATCCTCGTTGTTTGCCTATTGGTCATTCTCGGTTTTTATG GCATAAACGCGATGCAATGCTATCTTTGCAACAGTCACAACGACAGTCGATGCGCCGATGATAATCCACCCGACGCCCTCAAAAAAGATTGCTCCGACCTCAAAAACGGCTCGAAGTATACCATGTGCCGAAAGATTACGCAAGTAATCGAGTTCAGCGTTAATGGAC TTCCACCTGATACCCGAGTCATAAGAGGTTGCGGATGGGACGAGTCAAGTTATAAAGGAAGGTGTTACCAAAGAAGCGGTTTTGGCGGTCGTCAGGAAGTCTGTTCGTGTTTGACAGACTTTTGTAACACGGCAACACCAAACGTTTTACCACCGACGTCTCTGATTCTGTCGTGTGTTATTGGCAGTGTTCTTCTAGCATACattcgtaattaa
- the Reps gene encoding RALBP1 associated Eps domain containing isoform X2 has translation MDWESITMASLHLTMTEHQYYEDIFSYCCENADSDSVPVIKVAELLRSANLPGVVTMKILDICFGTEAAHIGTHLGKKQFYVLLKLVAAHQAGLSIRKDIITMPLDVITLPRFTWPASGEEDGRRSSDSNRALKGHRHAPESTTESESEAESPRETGGSTDSPTPTNSIIQERNNDIGGETILDSVSGGWQGLLVSEEQRQLLGTEEESSERHSSDEGEGDGDGSFPPEEVWIISDEQREYYAAQFTQLQLDPEGLLHGPIARTFFEKSGLPLGELSRIWQLADITRDGALSLQEFFVAMHLVVLRRNHVPLPDVLPPPLLIPLLKQKTGPPPIPQTTATQKTPPNTTGTRERNKEWTKFVDSPTGTSSSLTSPGLQLVNFDFQKSAVEKDPKILHPVPLRLTPEAAILASGANGNSSSCTTLGDDDLQRTASALVQRPLIKKPPPPPEEAIIVTPKKEPPPPPPPRPYRTHARSSSLDLNKLGKNGQSFLGAPPLVPPRISPGISELPENPPLETPQSQQFTGVCGAFHIYRKPSPKREGDEDAPKDELEESKKLTLQELREKNAELRLVCEELTRELASALQERINLRAKLLLLT, from the exons ATGGATTGGGAGTCGATTACGATGGCGAGTCTTCACCTGACGATGACCGAACATCAATATTATGAAGATATTTTTAGTTATTGCTGTGAAAATGCAGACAGCGACAGTGTGCCGGTAATCAAAGTTGCCGAACTACTGCGCTCGGCGAATTTACCAGGGGTTGTCACGATGAAG ATATTGGATATCTGTTTTGGAACTGAAGCAGCACACATTGGTACACATCTTggaaagaaacaattttatgtACTGTTGAAACTTGTAGCAGCTCATCAAGCAGGACTTAGTATCCGTAAAGATATAATTACTATGCCCTTGGATGTTATTACCTTACCAAGATTTACTTGGCCAGCATCTGGGGAAGAAGATGGTAGAAGAAGTTCAGATTCAAACAGAGCTTTAAAAGGTCATCGACATGCTCCTGAGAGTACCACAGAAAGTGAAAGTGAAGCAGAATCTCCAAGGGAAACTGGCGGTAGTACAGATTCACCTACTCCAACAAATAGTATAATACAGGAAAGAAACAATGACATAGGTGGTGAAACTATATTAGATTCTGTATCTGGAGGTTGGCAAGGATTGTTGGTATCCGAAGAGCAGAGGCAATTACTAGGAACCGAAGAAGAAAGTTCAGAACGTCATAGCAGTGATGAAGGTGAAGGAGATGGTGATGGCTCGTTTCCACCTGAAGAAGTATGGATAATTAGTGATGAACAGCGTGAATATTATGCTGCTCAATTTACACAATTGCAACTTGATCCTGAGGGGCTTTTACACGGTCCCATAGCCAGAACATTTTTTGAAAAGTCTGGACTTCCTTTAGgagaacttagtcgcatttgGCAACTCGCAGATATTACCAGAGATGGAGCGTTGAGTTTACAAGAATTTTTTGTGGCTATGCATCTTGTTGTGTTAAGAAGAAATCATGTGCCTCTACCTGATGTCTTACCTCCACCCTTATTAATTCCATTGCTTAAGCAAAAGACTGGTCCACCACCTATTCCACAAACTACAGCTACTCAAAAAACTCCACCTAATACTACTGGTACTcgtgaaagaaataaagaatggACAAAATTTGTTGATTCACCAACTGGGACTAGCAGTTCTTTAACTAGCCCTGGTTTGCAATTAGTGAATTTTGATTTTCAAAAATCTGCTGTTGAAAAAGATCCTAAAATTCTACATCCGGTACCATTACGTTTAACACCTGAAGCAGCGATTCTTGCCTCTGGAGCAAATGGTAACAGTAGCAGCTGCACTACGTTGGGAGATGACGATCTCCAACGTACTGCAAGTGCATTGGTGCAACGACCTCTCATAAAAAAACCACCTCCACCTCCTGAAGAAGCTATTATAGTAACTCCAAAGAAGGAACCACCACCTCCACCACCACCCAGACCATACAGAACACATGCAAGAAGTTCTAGTCTTGATCTTAATAAATTAG GGAAAAATGGTCAAAGTTTCCTTGGAGCACCTCCGCTAGTTCCACCAAGAATCTCTCCTGGAATT AGCGAACTACCTGAAAATCCACCTCTGGAAACTCCACAATCACAGCAATTTACTGGTGTCTGTGGtgcatttcatatttatagaaaaccCAGTCCAA AGCGAGAAGGAGATGAAGATGCTCCTAAAGATGAATTAGAAGAATCAAAGAAATTAACATTACAAGAATTACGGGAGAAAAATGCCGAACTGCGATTAGTTTGTGAAGAATTAACACGAGAATTAGCTAGCGCACTTCAGGAACGTATAAATCTTCGTGCGAAGCTTTTACTTTTAACATGA
- the Reps gene encoding RALBP1 associated Eps domain containing isoform X1, whose protein sequence is MDWESITMASLHLTMTEHQYYEDIFSYCCENADSDSVPVIKVAELLRSANLPGVVTMKILDICFGTEAAHIGTHLGKKQFYVLLKLVAAHQAGLSIRKDIITMPLDVITLPRFTWPASGEEDGRRSSDSNRALKGHRHAPESTTESESEAESPRETGGSTDSPTPTNSIIQERNNDIGGETILDSVSGGWQGLLVSEEQRQLLGTEEESSERHSSDEGEGDGDGSFPPEEVWIISDEQREYYAAQFTQLQLDPEGLLHGPIARTFFEKSGLPLGELSRIWQLADITRDGALSLQEFFVAMHLVVLRRNHVPLPDVLPPPLLIPLLKQKTGPPPIPQTTATQKTPPNTTGTRERNKEWTKFVDSPTGTSSSLTSPGLQLVNFDFQKSAVEKDPKILHPVPLRLTPEAAILASGANGNSSSCTTLGDDDLQRTASALVQRPLIKKPPPPPEEAIIVTPKKEPPPPPPPRPYRTHARSSSLDLNKLGKNGQSFLGAPPLVPPRISPGITSPRKLVGQKSEGEGQKALNESQGFVADFSHFSPKSELPENPPLETPQSQQFTGVCGAFHIYRKPSPKREGDEDAPKDELEESKKLTLQELREKNAELRLVCEELTRELASALQERINLRAKLLLLT, encoded by the exons ATGGATTGGGAGTCGATTACGATGGCGAGTCTTCACCTGACGATGACCGAACATCAATATTATGAAGATATTTTTAGTTATTGCTGTGAAAATGCAGACAGCGACAGTGTGCCGGTAATCAAAGTTGCCGAACTACTGCGCTCGGCGAATTTACCAGGGGTTGTCACGATGAAG ATATTGGATATCTGTTTTGGAACTGAAGCAGCACACATTGGTACACATCTTggaaagaaacaattttatgtACTGTTGAAACTTGTAGCAGCTCATCAAGCAGGACTTAGTATCCGTAAAGATATAATTACTATGCCCTTGGATGTTATTACCTTACCAAGATTTACTTGGCCAGCATCTGGGGAAGAAGATGGTAGAAGAAGTTCAGATTCAAACAGAGCTTTAAAAGGTCATCGACATGCTCCTGAGAGTACCACAGAAAGTGAAAGTGAAGCAGAATCTCCAAGGGAAACTGGCGGTAGTACAGATTCACCTACTCCAACAAATAGTATAATACAGGAAAGAAACAATGACATAGGTGGTGAAACTATATTAGATTCTGTATCTGGAGGTTGGCAAGGATTGTTGGTATCCGAAGAGCAGAGGCAATTACTAGGAACCGAAGAAGAAAGTTCAGAACGTCATAGCAGTGATGAAGGTGAAGGAGATGGTGATGGCTCGTTTCCACCTGAAGAAGTATGGATAATTAGTGATGAACAGCGTGAATATTATGCTGCTCAATTTACACAATTGCAACTTGATCCTGAGGGGCTTTTACACGGTCCCATAGCCAGAACATTTTTTGAAAAGTCTGGACTTCCTTTAGgagaacttagtcgcatttgGCAACTCGCAGATATTACCAGAGATGGAGCGTTGAGTTTACAAGAATTTTTTGTGGCTATGCATCTTGTTGTGTTAAGAAGAAATCATGTGCCTCTACCTGATGTCTTACCTCCACCCTTATTAATTCCATTGCTTAAGCAAAAGACTGGTCCACCACCTATTCCACAAACTACAGCTACTCAAAAAACTCCACCTAATACTACTGGTACTcgtgaaagaaataaagaatggACAAAATTTGTTGATTCACCAACTGGGACTAGCAGTTCTTTAACTAGCCCTGGTTTGCAATTAGTGAATTTTGATTTTCAAAAATCTGCTGTTGAAAAAGATCCTAAAATTCTACATCCGGTACCATTACGTTTAACACCTGAAGCAGCGATTCTTGCCTCTGGAGCAAATGGTAACAGTAGCAGCTGCACTACGTTGGGAGATGACGATCTCCAACGTACTGCAAGTGCATTGGTGCAACGACCTCTCATAAAAAAACCACCTCCACCTCCTGAAGAAGCTATTATAGTAACTCCAAAGAAGGAACCACCACCTCCACCACCACCCAGACCATACAGAACACATGCAAGAAGTTCTAGTCTTGATCTTAATAAATTAG GGAAAAATGGTCAAAGTTTCCTTGGAGCACCTCCGCTAGTTCCACCAAGAATCTCTCCTGGAATT ACTTCACCTCGAAAATTGGTTGGTCAAAAAAGTGAGGGAGAAGGACAAAAAGCCTTAAATGAAAGTCAAGGTTTTGTTGCTGATTTTTCTCACTTTTCTCCAAAGAGCGAACTACCTGAAAATCCACCTCTGGAAACTCCACAATCACAGCAATTTACTGGTGTCTGTGGtgcatttcatatttatagaaaaccCAGTCCAA AGCGAGAAGGAGATGAAGATGCTCCTAAAGATGAATTAGAAGAATCAAAGAAATTAACATTACAAGAATTACGGGAGAAAAATGCCGAACTGCGATTAGTTTGTGAAGAATTAACACGAGAATTAGCTAGCGCACTTCAGGAACGTATAAATCTTCGTGCGAAGCTTTTACTTTTAACATGA
- the LOC139986878 gene encoding glyceraldehyde-3-phosphate dehydrogenase 2 yields MSKIGINGFGRIGRLVLRASLDRGAQVVAINDPFIGLDYMVYMFKYDSTHGRFKGEVKAENGCLVVNGNKIAVFSEREPKAIPWAKAGAEYVVESTGVFTTIEKASAHLEGGAKKVIISAPSADAPMFVVGVNLEAYNPSYKVISNASCTTNCLAPLAKVIHDNFEIVEGLMTTVHAITATQKTVDGPSGKLWRDGRGAAQNIIPAATGAAKAVGKVIPALNGKLTGMAFRVPVHNVSVVDLTVRLAKPASYDAIKAKIKEAAEGPLKGILGYTEDDVVSSDFIGDNHSSIFDAKAGIPLNDNFVKLISWYDNEYGYSNRVVDLIKYIQTKDN; encoded by the exons ATGAGCAAAATCGGAATTAACGGATTCGGTCGCATTGGCCGTCTTGTGCTTAGGGCCTCTCTTGATCGTGGTGCCCAg gtTGTAGCCATTAATGATCCTTTCATTGGTTTGGACTATATGGTATATATGTTCAAATATGACTCCACTCATGGAAGATTCAAGGGAGAGGTCAAAGCCGAAAATGGTTGCTTAGTTGTCAATGGCAATAAAATTGCTGTGTTCAGTGAGCGTGAGCCAAAAGCTATTCCATGGGCAAAAGCTGGAGCTGAATATGTTGTAGAATCTACTGGAGTCTTTACTACCATAGAAAAGGCTTCT gCTCATTTGGAAGGTGGTGCAAAGAAAGTTATTATTTCTGCACCGTCAGCTGATGCACCTATGTTTGTTGTTGGTGTTAACCTGGAAgcttataatccaagttataAAGTTATCTCTAATGCTTCCTGCACTACTAATTGTTTAGCTCCTCTTGCTAAAGTTATCCATGACAATTTTGAAATCGTTGAGGGTCTTATGACTACTGTACATGCTATTACTGCTACTCAAAAAACTGTTGATGGACCTTCTGGAAAg TTATGGCGTGACGGTCGCGGTGCAGcacaaaatattattccagCTGCAACTGGTGCAGCTAAAGCTGTTGGTAAAGTCATTCCAGCCCTTAATGGAAAACTGACTGGTATGGCATTCCGTGTACCGGTACATAATGTATCGGTCGTTGACTTAACGGTTAGACTTGCCAAACCTGCGTCCTATGATGCTATTAAGGCTAAAATAAAGGAAGCAGCTGAAGGACCCTTGAAGGGAATTTTGGGATATACAGAAGATGATGTAGTATCTTCCGATTTTATTGGTGATAACCACTCCAGTATTTTTGATGCTAAAGCCGGTATACCTTTGAATGATAActttgttaaattaatttcgtgGTATGATAATGAATATGGTTATTCTAACCGCGTAGTTGATTTAATTAAGTACATACAAACGAAAGATAACTAA